Below is a window of bacterium DNA.
AACTAAAGCAGTATTACCGCATTTCTTCTACTTATACAAGTAATGCCCTTGAAGGGAATACCCTTACTGAAACTGAAACTAAGATAATTCTTGAAGACGGAATTACGATAGGTGGACATCCTGTAAGAGAAATACAGGAAGCTATCGGTCATAGTGAAGCATACGACTTGCTTTATAAACTTTCTTTTAATCCTGAAATTGAAGAAAAAGATATTCTTGAACTTCATAACTTCTTGTACAGACAGGTTAATCCTGATAATGCAGGCAAGTACAGAGATAAACAGGTAATTATTACAGGTACAGAGTTTATACCTGCATCTGCTAAAGAAGTCCCAGATTTAATGAAAAAATTTGTTGCTGATATTCCTGAAATGAAAGCTAACTGTCATCCTGTTGAGTTTTCGGCATTACTTCACTTAAATTTAGTTACAATCCACCCATTTAGTGATGGTAACGGAAGAACCGCAAGACTTTTAA
It encodes the following:
- a CDS encoding Fic family protein; the encoded protein is MEYKNRIADIDKAKETIDNYRPLCKDVLEQLKQYYRISSTYTSNALEGNTLTETETKIILEDGITIGGHPVREIQEAIGHSEAYDLLYKLSFNPEIEEKDILELHNFLYRQVNPDNAGKYRDKQVIITGTEFIPASAKEVPDLMKKFVADIPEMKANCHPVEFSALLHLNLVTIHPFSDGNGRTARLLMNLALLQAGYVVTIIPPIMRNDYIYALKRAQTEPKDSQIFINFISECVYESTKDYLRILERLIDN